A genomic region of Halostagnicola larsenii XH-48 contains the following coding sequences:
- a CDS encoding glycoside hydrolase family 88 protein, producing MSVSTKTLRDAADALVARVDRTLDETGTAFPYFVDDDGSWVTTPNGNWCGGHWIGLLWFARDHVADDRSERFERAAREHTETMRSYMPRESMFCGMNFCYAGFGGYDRTGDRDLFALGLMGADAMIELYHERARQVALGGLDIAGPEQFRGPESDHGPSGHRIGAVDNVYTALPVLWRVYEETDDPTFRDVAVSHADRHLDWYVREDGRTWHHVVFDRETGALERQYNELAHSDETCWARGQGWNVAGLARAYDETRADRYLDALERTVAYYRANSPNDKVPYWDFEAPIDDESPRDTSAAALVAYGLGQLPDVDETYELRSDGGDVLETLLETYLVTDRDAPNYGAIEHSCFNKPGEYATDTEHVWTDYYVARAVERELDQRT from the coding sequence ATGAGCGTTTCAACGAAGACATTGCGGGATGCGGCGGACGCGCTCGTCGCTCGAGTCGACCGAACCCTCGACGAAACGGGGACGGCGTTTCCGTACTTCGTGGACGACGACGGTTCGTGGGTAACGACGCCGAACGGGAACTGGTGTGGCGGCCACTGGATCGGATTGTTGTGGTTTGCCCGTGATCACGTCGCGGACGACCGATCCGAGCGGTTCGAGCGCGCCGCGCGTGAACACACGGAAACGATGCGTTCGTATATGCCCCGCGAATCGATGTTTTGCGGGATGAACTTCTGTTACGCGGGATTTGGTGGGTACGATCGAACAGGTGACCGCGACCTGTTCGCGCTCGGCCTGATGGGTGCCGACGCCATGATCGAGCTCTACCACGAGCGGGCTCGACAGGTCGCGCTCGGCGGGCTCGACATCGCCGGACCGGAACAGTTTCGCGGTCCCGAGAGCGACCACGGCCCCTCCGGTCATCGAATCGGTGCCGTGGACAACGTCTACACCGCGCTTCCGGTTCTCTGGCGGGTGTACGAGGAAACCGACGACCCCACCTTTCGCGATGTCGCCGTTTCACACGCCGACCGACACCTCGACTGGTACGTCCGCGAGGACGGCCGCACGTGGCACCACGTCGTCTTCGACCGCGAGACGGGGGCGCTCGAGCGTCAGTACAACGAACTCGCCCACAGCGACGAGACGTGCTGGGCACGGGGTCAAGGGTGGAACGTCGCCGGATTGGCCCGAGCATATGACGAAACCCGCGCCGACCGGTATCTCGACGCGCTCGAGCGGACGGTGGCGTACTATCGAGCAAACTCCCCCAACGACAAGGTCCCCTACTGGGACTTCGAAGCGCCGATCGACGACGAGTCGCCGCGAGACACGAGCGCGGCGGCCCTCGTCGCGTACGGATTGGGTCAGCTCCCCGATGTCGACGAGACTTATGAGCTCCGTTCCGACGGCGGCGATGTCCTCGAGACGCTCCTCGAAACGTACCTGGTAACGGATCGGGACGCGCCGAATTACGGCGCGATCGAACACAGTTGCTTCAACAAGCCCGGCGAGTACGCGACCGACACGGAGCACGTCTGGACCGACTATTACGTCGCTCGAGCCGTCGAACGCGAACTCGACCAGCGAACATGA
- a CDS encoding dicarboxylate/amino acid:cation symporter — MNSTVGPVWQRYRSVPLIYRISLAFLLGSAAGIAFGEQMTVVEPLGDLFLRLLNMLVIPIIVFTLLTGIRQLSPARLGKIGGATVGLYAVTTTIAGIIGLAVANVLQPGRGVEFTGGEAESQAPPSLTEVVLGIVPSNPVAAMAEGNLLATVFFVIVFGIALTYVRAQQDELADRVDSVFEAFEIGAEAMFVVVRGVLEYGVIGVFALMAAGIGTEGIGVFSSLGELVLAVAIAVVIHIAFTYLLLLMGVVADVSPLAFLIGSKDAMVTAFATRSSSGTLPVTMNNAEEDLRIKERIYSFALPIGATANMDGAAIRQAITVVFAANVVGQPLALSEQVLVLVVAVLISIGTAGVPGAGIVMLTVVLNQVGLPLAVVGFVAGVDPILGRIATMNNVTGDLAVSTVVGKWNDAIDFDNGVWTQTSTDGGNLVSGED; from the coding sequence ATGAACTCAACGGTCGGTCCAGTGTGGCAGCGGTATCGGTCGGTGCCATTGATCTATCGCATCTCACTCGCGTTTCTTCTCGGATCCGCAGCGGGGATCGCATTCGGCGAGCAGATGACGGTCGTCGAACCACTCGGAGATCTATTCTTGCGACTGCTCAATATGCTGGTGATCCCGATCATCGTCTTCACGCTGCTGACTGGAATCCGCCAGCTATCGCCAGCTCGACTCGGCAAGATTGGAGGGGCAACTGTCGGCCTCTACGCAGTAACGACCACCATCGCAGGTATCATCGGACTCGCCGTCGCGAACGTCCTTCAACCCGGCCGTGGCGTCGAGTTTACCGGTGGTGAAGCTGAGTCCCAAGCACCCCCCTCGCTCACCGAGGTCGTGCTTGGCATCGTCCCGAGCAATCCTGTCGCTGCAATGGCAGAGGGGAACCTGCTCGCGACCGTTTTCTTCGTGATCGTTTTCGGTATCGCGCTCACCTACGTGCGTGCCCAACAAGACGAACTCGCGGATCGTGTCGACTCAGTGTTCGAGGCATTCGAAATCGGAGCCGAAGCGATGTTTGTCGTTGTTCGCGGCGTCCTCGAGTACGGCGTGATCGGCGTATTCGCCCTCATGGCTGCTGGGATCGGCACCGAGGGAATCGGCGTGTTCTCGTCGCTCGGTGAACTCGTGCTCGCTGTCGCAATCGCAGTTGTCATCCACATCGCGTTCACGTACCTACTGCTTCTCATGGGCGTGGTCGCTGACGTCTCGCCGCTCGCTTTCCTCATTGGCTCGAAGGACGCGATGGTGACCGCCTTCGCCACCCGCTCCTCGAGTGGCACACTTCCGGTGACGATGAACAACGCCGAAGAAGACCTCCGCATCAAGGAGCGTATCTACTCGTTCGCGCTCCCAATTGGCGCCACAGCAAATATGGACGGCGCCGCCATCCGCCAAGCGATTACCGTCGTCTTCGCCGCGAACGTGGTCGGACAACCACTCGCCCTCTCCGAGCAAGTACTCGTGTTGGTCGTCGCCGTGCTTATCAGCATTGGCACCGCCGGCGTCCCTGGAGCGGGGATCGTCATGCTCACTGTCGTACTCAATCAGGTCGGTCTTCCGCTTGCGGTGGTCGGATTCGTCGCTGGTGTCGACCCGATCCTCGGTCGTATCGCGACGATGAACAACGTGACCGGTGACCTCGCGGTTTCGACTGTCGTAGGCAAATGGAACGACGCGATCGACTTTGATAACGGCGTCTGGACACAGACATCGACCGACGGTGGAAATCTCGTCTCTGGTGAAGACTAG
- a CDS encoding cation:proton antiporter, whose translation MVEAVSIDILSLLLVLTVAWVFGGIAERFGYPTMMGELFAGIAFGPPLLGLLQPSNLLSVLAELGVFLLMVYVGMEVDLRELFRLGPQSLLIAFGAFVIPFGLGYVAGVWLGVSTGAALFLGLAMAATSLATKSRILADLELLDTRIANVLLGGALASDVGVLVVFAGVDSYVSSGALDPLEIGVIVGKALGFFAITIFLGYRFLPMAWRHIERLRQQYGFVDKTTAFMFALLVSLLFAQLATLADLHMIIGGFVAGMFLRQADVEPSLYEHMHTVIYDLAMGFFAPVFFVTVGFDITFDVFFESFLILVVLVAVAFLGKIIGSWLFSLPTSLTSREGLVVGFGMNGRGTVEIIIASVALSAGVIDTQLFSILVFIAIFTTALVPITVTWGVDLLERADELVYIDGRESESG comes from the coding sequence GTGGTCGAAGCCGTCAGTATCGATATCCTCAGTCTGTTACTCGTTCTGACAGTCGCCTGGGTCTTCGGCGGAATCGCCGAACGGTTCGGCTATCCGACGATGATGGGAGAACTGTTCGCCGGCATCGCGTTCGGCCCGCCACTACTCGGGCTCTTACAACCGTCGAATCTCCTGTCCGTCCTGGCAGAACTCGGCGTGTTTCTGCTGATGGTCTACGTCGGAATGGAGGTCGATCTCAGAGAGCTGTTCAGACTCGGTCCACAGTCGCTGTTGATCGCGTTCGGGGCGTTCGTCATTCCGTTCGGTCTCGGATACGTTGCAGGCGTCTGGCTCGGCGTGTCGACCGGCGCAGCGCTCTTCCTCGGGTTAGCGATGGCTGCGACGTCGTTAGCCACGAAATCTCGCATCCTCGCCGATCTCGAACTGCTCGATACGCGTATCGCGAACGTGTTACTCGGGGGCGCACTCGCCTCCGACGTCGGCGTCCTCGTGGTATTCGCCGGCGTGGATAGCTACGTCTCGTCTGGTGCGCTAGATCCACTGGAGATTGGCGTAATCGTCGGGAAGGCTCTGGGATTCTTTGCGATCACGATCTTCCTCGGGTATCGATTCCTCCCGATGGCCTGGAGACACATCGAACGTCTCCGCCAGCAGTACGGATTCGTCGACAAGACGACCGCGTTCATGTTCGCCCTGCTGGTCTCGCTCCTGTTCGCGCAACTCGCGACGCTCGCCGATCTGCACATGATCATCGGCGGATTCGTCGCCGGGATGTTCCTCCGTCAAGCAGACGTCGAGCCGTCTCTGTACGAACACATGCACACGGTCATCTACGATCTCGCGATGGGCTTTTTCGCCCCGGTGTTTTTCGTGACGGTCGGGTTCGACATCACCTTCGACGTCTTCTTCGAATCGTTCCTGATCCTCGTCGTCCTCGTCGCCGTCGCGTTCCTCGGGAAGATCATCGGTTCGTGGCTGTTTTCCCTTCCGACGTCGTTGACCTCACGGGAAGGACTCGTCGTCGGGTTCGGGATGAACGGCCGGGGTACCGTCGAGATTATCATCGCGTCAGTCGCACTCTCGGCCGGCGTCATCGATACACAGCTGTTCTCGATCCTGGTCTTCATCGCAATATTCACGACCGCGCTGGTTCCGATTACCGTCACCTGGGGAGTGGATCTGCTCGAGCGCGCAGACGAACTCGTCTATATCGACGGCCGGGAGTCAGAAAGCGGCTGA
- a CDS encoding YdeI/OmpD-associated family protein — translation MTPIFFESRNDFRTWLEENHDTAEELWVGYYKADAERSGIGYGESVEEALCFGWIDGLIKGIDDETYTRRFTPRSPDSKWSKANKERVEAMIEAGKMTPAGMELVEAAKESGEWADAYRLADDHEIPAELEAALRENETAWENFQNFSNTDQHAFIAAVEEAKTDETKQKRIERTVELAAQNLRAYDENNKRRL, via the coding sequence ATGACCCCAATATTCTTCGAATCTCGCAACGATTTCCGCACCTGGCTGGAAGAGAACCACGACACGGCCGAGGAGCTGTGGGTCGGCTACTACAAGGCCGACGCCGAGCGATCCGGTATCGGCTACGGCGAGTCGGTCGAGGAAGCGCTCTGCTTCGGGTGGATCGACGGCCTGATCAAGGGCATCGACGACGAGACGTACACCCGTCGGTTCACGCCCAGGAGCCCCGACAGCAAGTGGTCGAAGGCGAACAAGGAGCGGGTCGAAGCGATGATCGAGGCGGGGAAGATGACCCCGGCCGGAATGGAACTCGTTGAAGCGGCGAAGGAGTCGGGCGAGTGGGCGGATGCCTATCGGCTCGCCGACGACCACGAAATCCCGGCCGAACTTGAGGCGGCGCTGCGTGAGAACGAGACCGCTTGGGAGAACTTCCAGAACTTCTCGAACACTGACCAGCACGCTTTCATCGCGGCCGTCGAGGAGGCTAAGACGGACGAGACCAAGCAAAAACGCATCGAACGAACGGTCGAACTCGCGGCGCAGAACCTCCGAGCATACGACGAGAACAA
- a CDS encoding IclR family transcriptional regulator encodes MKTEPNYPVRTTARSFEILEFLRENHGAGVTEAATALDMSKGVVHNHLNTLEASEYIVKEDDEYRLSLRFLELGEYQRNQSRLYTIGREHVEELAAETGELVNLATEEHGRCVYLHLSRGEQAVEVDIHAGCRPPLHTTALGKAILAHLPEERTKEIIDARGMRQSTKQSIGDIDELFSELGEVRDRGVAFDREERLPGLRCVAAPIKKNNGKVAGAISVSGPMTRLQGETFKQTLPDLVRSTANVIELNIEYSD; translated from the coding sequence ATGAAGACAGAACCCAACTATCCGGTGCGGACGACCGCTCGATCGTTCGAAATTCTAGAGTTCCTCCGAGAAAACCATGGGGCAGGGGTGACCGAAGCGGCGACTGCACTCGATATGAGCAAGGGAGTCGTTCACAATCATCTGAACACACTCGAGGCCTCTGAATACATCGTCAAAGAAGACGACGAGTACCGATTGTCGTTGCGTTTTCTCGAACTTGGTGAGTACCAACGGAATCAGAGCCGGCTGTATACGATCGGGAGAGAACACGTCGAAGAACTCGCGGCTGAGACGGGAGAACTAGTTAATCTCGCTACAGAGGAGCACGGACGATGTGTCTACTTGCACCTCTCTAGAGGGGAACAGGCCGTTGAAGTCGACATTCACGCTGGTTGTCGTCCACCGCTTCATACGACTGCGTTAGGAAAGGCGATTCTTGCGCATCTTCCCGAAGAACGAACGAAAGAAATTATCGATGCTCGCGGCATGCGACAATCTACCAAACAATCGATTGGGGATATCGACGAGTTGTTTTCGGAGCTGGGGGAGGTTCGTGACCGAGGAGTCGCATTTGACCGAGAAGAACGACTCCCCGGATTACGGTGCGTAGCCGCGCCGATTAAGAAAAACAACGGCAAAGTCGCTGGGGCGATCAGTGTGTCTGGCCCGATGACCAGACTCCAGGGGGAGACCTTCAAACAAACACTGCCAGATCTCGTCCGCAGCACTGCTAACGTCATCGAACTCAACATCGAATATTCGGATTAA
- a CDS encoding acyl-CoA synthetase encodes MIGYDLSNPATDDEWPTFQWDIPATFNIASACLDSPATRTALRYVDADGAGTTITYGDLERAVSATVAALSNHDIGEGDRVGVCLPQCPELLVVHLATLARGGVVVPLSMLLGDSHLEHALEHSDVSALVVDHRKAKHLSVRTPSKTFVVEPASARRRDALGGLADSLVTDPANGPDEALRVAETTPDDPAFVLYTSGTTGTPKGVVQGHRYLIGSLPGYQCWFELFGRETAQESRVWTPAEWAWAGALFDVVYPTLALGGTVVAQERRSGFDPERATRLVDRTGVTHTFMPPTALGKLRTEGVDDALESLEVVNCGGESLSADLRRWATQTLEVTVNEAYGQTEANALVGDCRKAYPAREEAMGKPYPGHDVRLVDEDSESVADGEIGRIALDPSDPALFLDYLGDSDATAEAYFENGLFDTGDLAVRDDEGYLTHRGRADDLIITSGYRVSPLEIENALAEHPNVAEAVVAGVPDETRGERVAGAVVPADREADKTFREELERSVRERVGPHKAPREIQFVSSIPETRTGKADRDAIFDR; translated from the coding sequence ATGATTGGCTACGATCTCTCGAACCCGGCGACTGACGACGAGTGGCCGACGTTCCAGTGGGACATCCCGGCGACGTTCAACATCGCGAGCGCCTGTCTCGACTCGCCGGCAACACGGACAGCGCTCCGATACGTCGACGCCGATGGAGCCGGTACGACGATAACCTACGGCGACCTCGAGCGAGCGGTCTCGGCGACGGTCGCGGCGCTTTCGAACCACGATATCGGCGAGGGCGACCGCGTAGGCGTCTGTCTCCCGCAATGTCCGGAATTGCTCGTCGTCCACTTGGCGACACTGGCGCGCGGCGGAGTCGTCGTTCCACTCTCGATGCTCCTTGGCGACAGTCACCTCGAGCACGCACTCGAGCACAGCGACGTGTCTGCGCTGGTCGTCGACCATAGGAAGGCAAAACACCTCTCGGTCCGAACGCCGTCGAAAACGTTCGTCGTCGAACCGGCATCGGCGCGACGTCGCGACGCGCTGGGCGGACTCGCCGACTCTCTCGTAACCGACCCGGCTAACGGGCCAGATGAGGCGCTCCGCGTAGCCGAAACGACGCCGGACGACCCGGCGTTCGTGCTCTACACCTCCGGAACGACCGGGACGCCGAAGGGAGTCGTGCAGGGTCACCGGTACCTCATCGGGTCGTTGCCGGGCTACCAGTGTTGGTTCGAGTTATTCGGCCGGGAGACCGCACAGGAGAGCCGCGTGTGGACCCCGGCCGAGTGGGCCTGGGCGGGCGCCCTCTTCGATGTCGTCTATCCGACGCTCGCGCTGGGCGGAACCGTCGTGGCACAGGAGCGCCGGAGCGGGTTCGATCCCGAACGGGCGACGCGGCTCGTGGATCGGACTGGCGTCACACACACCTTTATGCCGCCGACGGCGCTCGGCAAACTTCGAACCGAGGGCGTCGACGATGCCCTCGAGTCGCTCGAGGTCGTCAACTGTGGCGGCGAATCACTGTCGGCAGATCTGCGACGCTGGGCCACTCAGACGCTCGAGGTGACCGTCAACGAGGCGTACGGACAGACCGAGGCGAACGCGCTCGTCGGCGACTGTCGGAAAGCATATCCTGCCCGCGAGGAGGCCATGGGAAAACCCTATCCCGGCCACGACGTCCGCCTCGTCGACGAAGACAGTGAGTCGGTCGCCGACGGCGAGATCGGTCGGATCGCCCTCGACCCGTCCGACCCGGCGCTCTTCCTCGACTATCTCGGAGATTCCGACGCGACGGCGGAGGCGTACTTCGAGAACGGCCTGTTTGATACCGGCGATCTGGCGGTTCGGGACGACGAGGGCTATCTCACACACCGCGGCCGAGCGGATGACCTGATCATCACCTCCGGCTACCGCGTGAGTCCGCTCGAGATCGAGAACGCCTTAGCGGAGCATCCGAACGTCGCGGAAGCGGTCGTCGCTGGCGTTCCGGACGAGACTCGCGGTGAACGAGTGGCTGGAGCGGTCGTACCGGCCGATCGGGAGGCAGACAAGACGTTTCGCGAAGAACTTGAGCGCTCCGTTCGGGAACGGGTCGGACCGCACAAAGCGCCGCGGGAAATTCAGTTCGTGTCGTCGATTCCGGAGACAAGAACGGGCAAAGCCGATCGTGACGCGATTTTCGACCGGTAG
- a CDS encoding CaiB/BaiF CoA transferase family protein: MERALEDVRIADFTQMMQGPWATQKLADMGADVIKIERLGGEWERSLEAGGELYDGISPFFLAMNRNKRSVALDLKSDRGREIALEIAADADVVVENFRPSVMDRFGLGYDDVREVNSEVVYVSGYGFGRDGPYADRPGQDLLLQSMTGLARYTGRRDDPPTPVGTAVVDEHSATLIALHTMIALFHRERTGEGQRVEANLLNAALDLQCQEITASLNMNESFERSEEGIGQAWLGGPYGIYETIDGFLAIAMAPMETLADTIGLEELSEYTSPEAVYEHRDEIKRTLEAYTREQPTDGLLETLLEADIWAAPVNDFQDVAKDPQVEHNDMLIELEHPEGGTFTTTGFPVEHSKTPATVRYDPPTAGENTDEVLAELGYDESERRSLEEDDVIDRR, from the coding sequence ATGGAGCGCGCACTCGAAGACGTTCGAATCGCCGATTTCACACAAATGATGCAAGGGCCGTGGGCGACGCAGAAACTCGCCGATATGGGTGCCGACGTGATTAAAATCGAGCGTCTCGGAGGTGAGTGGGAACGGTCGCTCGAGGCAGGTGGTGAACTTTACGACGGGATCAGCCCATTCTTCCTCGCGATGAATCGCAACAAGCGAAGCGTCGCACTCGATCTCAAATCCGACCGCGGCCGAGAGATCGCCCTCGAGATCGCCGCTGACGCAGACGTAGTCGTCGAAAACTTCCGTCCCAGCGTCATGGATCGGTTCGGACTCGGGTACGACGACGTCCGCGAGGTTAATTCCGAGGTCGTCTACGTCTCGGGCTACGGGTTCGGACGCGACGGCCCATATGCCGATCGGCCCGGTCAAGATCTACTCTTACAGTCGATGACCGGTCTCGCCCGTTACACCGGCCGCCGCGACGATCCGCCGACGCCGGTCGGCACCGCGGTCGTCGACGAACACTCCGCAACGCTAATCGCGCTTCACACCATGATCGCGCTCTTTCACCGAGAACGGACGGGAGAGGGACAACGCGTCGAAGCCAACCTCCTCAACGCCGCGCTCGATCTGCAGTGTCAGGAGATCACCGCCTCGCTCAATATGAACGAATCGTTCGAACGCAGTGAAGAGGGAATCGGCCAGGCGTGGCTCGGCGGCCCTTACGGCATCTACGAAACCATCGACGGCTTTCTGGCGATCGCGATGGCCCCGATGGAGACCCTGGCCGACACGATCGGACTCGAGGAACTCAGCGAGTACACCTCACCGGAAGCGGTATACGAACACCGCGACGAGATCAAGCGGACGCTCGAGGCCTACACGCGAGAGCAGCCAACAGACGGACTCCTCGAGACGTTGCTCGAGGCCGATATCTGGGCCGCCCCGGTCAACGATTTCCAGGATGTCGCAAAAGACCCGCAAGTCGAGCACAATGACATGCTCATCGAGCTCGAACACCCCGAGGGCGGCACGTTCACCACGACCGGGTTTCCCGTCGAACACTCGAAGACGCCGGCGACCGTCCGGTACGATCCGCCGACTGCCGGTGAGAACACGGACGAGGTTCTCGCGGAACTCGGTTACGACGAATCAGAACGCCGATCGCTCGAGGAAGACGACGTGATTGATCGACGGTAA
- a CDS encoding Gfo/Idh/MocA family protein, producing MTYNAGIIGTGGIAGMGILGMHDESKIGHEKIRASHAGGFDAQEAIELVAVADIDEDKLERFGEAWDIDADRRYVGHELMLENESLDIVSICTPSYLHDRHVLDAARSTADPDLIWCEKPIASEVTAAREMIDVCAESDTELLVNHSFRFTDKLRQLRILIHDEEILGEIHSVTSQFRMELLRNSTHLLDTLVYLLDARPETVSGYITGENEAVDSLGADQQVDDSGGGGFVVMDDGTFVTIDCTIPRESSSMTLQFIGSEGKLYMNNDDGEWRYWRLEDGEHVEEPLPGIDGAWTWEDDYQRSFENAASHIVDILDGHAENGSPGEEAMRSIEIIIGFYLSHHTGAQIDLPVARPLQDVCVTSW from the coding sequence ATGACATACAACGCTGGCATTATCGGAACCGGTGGTATCGCTGGGATGGGCATTCTCGGGATGCACGACGAATCGAAGATCGGCCACGAGAAAATTAGGGCCAGTCACGCCGGCGGCTTCGATGCCCAGGAAGCAATCGAACTCGTCGCAGTTGCGGATATCGACGAAGATAAACTCGAGCGTTTCGGCGAGGCGTGGGACATCGACGCTGATCGTCGGTACGTTGGACACGAGTTAATGCTTGAGAACGAATCACTTGACATCGTTTCGATCTGTACGCCGTCGTACTTGCACGACCGGCACGTCCTCGACGCGGCTCGATCCACAGCAGATCCCGATCTGATCTGGTGTGAGAAACCGATCGCATCGGAAGTCACTGCCGCTCGCGAGATGATCGACGTTTGTGCAGAGTCCGATACCGAACTGCTTGTCAATCACTCGTTCCGGTTTACCGACAAACTCCGGCAGTTACGAATCCTCATTCACGACGAGGAGATACTGGGGGAGATCCATTCAGTGACGAGTCAGTTCCGGATGGAACTCCTTCGCAACTCGACGCACTTGCTCGATACGCTCGTCTATCTGCTTGACGCCCGCCCGGAGACCGTCTCTGGATACATTACGGGCGAAAACGAGGCCGTTGATAGCCTCGGGGCGGATCAGCAAGTCGATGATTCTGGGGGCGGCGGGTTCGTCGTGATGGACGACGGCACGTTCGTGACTATCGACTGTACGATCCCTCGAGAGAGTTCCTCGATGACGTTGCAGTTCATCGGGAGCGAGGGCAAGTTGTACATGAACAACGACGACGGTGAATGGCGATACTGGCGGTTAGAGGACGGCGAACACGTCGAAGAACCGCTCCCGGGGATCGACGGCGCGTGGACGTGGGAAGACGATTATCAGCGTTCGTTCGAAAATGCGGCATCGCACATCGTCGACATCCTCGATGGCCACGCCGAGAACGGGTCGCCCGGTGAAGAAGCGATGCGGTCTATCGAGATCATCATCGGGTTCTATCTCTCTCATCACACTGGTGCACAGATCGATCTCCCGGTGGCGAGACCGCTCCAGGACGTGTGTGTAACCTCGTGGTGA
- a CDS encoding mandelate racemase family protein, translating into MVPTITRIESREFQYPLEDLGTDQNGFNLVYEPGETTWRKLFGIKIHTDTGITGEYVGGNSPAAAQINMFADFLIGKNPLKREKHWSEIKRALRKYDRMGIGPIDIALWDFAGKYYDAPIHELLGTYRESIPAYASTYHGDENGGLDSPEAFADFAEECLEMGYPGYKIHGWGGSDASRNIDREIDSIAAVGERVGDEMDLMFDPACEYETFGDALKVGRALDEQGFFWYEDPYRDGGISEQGHRRLREKLDTPILQTEHVRGLESHADFVVGDGTDFVRADPEYDAGITGAMKIVHMAESFGLDVEFHAPGPAQRQCIAATRNTNYYELALVHPKCQNTQPPVYKGGYSDMIETVDENGYISIPDGPGLGVDYDWEYIEENQTGSLHIYE; encoded by the coding sequence ATGGTACCGACGATAACGCGAATAGAGAGTCGAGAGTTTCAGTATCCGCTTGAGGACCTCGGAACGGATCAAAATGGCTTCAATCTCGTCTACGAACCAGGAGAGACGACGTGGCGGAAACTATTCGGAATCAAAATTCATACTGATACGGGAATTACTGGAGAGTACGTTGGCGGTAACTCACCGGCCGCTGCTCAGATTAATATGTTTGCGGACTTTCTCATCGGAAAGAACCCACTCAAGCGTGAAAAACACTGGAGCGAGATCAAGCGAGCCCTTCGGAAGTACGACCGAATGGGTATTGGACCGATTGATATCGCTCTCTGGGATTTTGCTGGTAAGTACTACGACGCACCGATCCACGAACTACTCGGAACGTATCGTGAATCGATTCCAGCTTACGCATCAACCTACCACGGCGACGAAAACGGCGGACTCGATTCGCCGGAAGCTTTTGCGGATTTTGCTGAAGAGTGCCTCGAGATGGGGTATCCGGGATACAAAATTCATGGCTGGGGTGGCAGCGATGCGAGTCGAAATATCGACCGCGAGATTGATTCGATCGCTGCTGTCGGCGAACGCGTCGGTGATGAGATGGACCTCATGTTCGATCCGGCCTGCGAATACGAAACGTTCGGGGATGCACTGAAAGTCGGGCGTGCACTCGACGAACAGGGGTTCTTCTGGTACGAAGACCCCTACCGCGACGGCGGGATATCAGAGCAGGGACACCGAAGGCTCCGCGAAAAATTGGATACACCGATCCTCCAGACCGAGCACGTTCGCGGCCTTGAGTCCCACGCAGATTTCGTCGTTGGCGACGGAACCGATTTCGTACGTGCTGATCCAGAGTACGACGCGGGAATCACCGGCGCGATGAAGATCGTTCACATGGCAGAATCGTTCGGTCTCGATGTCGAGTTCCACGCACCGGGTCCGGCACAGCGCCAGTGTATCGCAGCAACGCGGAACACGAACTACTACGAACTGGCGCTCGTTCACCCAAAGTGCCAGAATACGCAACCGCCGGTGTACAAGGGGGGATACTCCGACATGATTGAAACGGTCGACGAGAACGGCTACATCAGTATTCCAGACGGACCCGGTCTCGGCGTCGACTACGACTGGGAGTATATCGAAGAAAACCAGACCGGTTCCCTTCACATCTACGAGTGA